The Cellulomonas sp. S1-8 genome has a window encoding:
- a CDS encoding ferrochelatase — translation MTTPSTPPATDRTAVPLAGAAGLDPYDAVLLFSFGGPNGPDDVLPFLRNVTAGKNIPDARLAEVAEHYHHFGGRSPINEQNLALRAAVQAELSSRGLDVPVVWGNRNWEPYTRDALAEAYAAGARRAVALVTSAYSSYSGCRQYRENLWTALGDLAGQVGAPEGSHPLVVDKVRSYFNHPGFVRANVDAVVEAYAGVAADAAWPRLVFVTHSIPDTMEEASVVAGASYREQHLDVARTVAAAASQRLGRTVEWDLAFCSRSGPPSQPWLEPDVNDHLAVLAAAGTTSVVLSPVGFVSDHMEVAFDLDTEALETAQELGMTAVRADSVGVRDAFVSGLVDLLLERAAIARADDAGLPRPAQATTGELPAFRSVCAPGCCRMRAGEDSGRLAACSTDPAS, via the coding sequence GTGACGACGCCCTCGACGCCCCCCGCCACCGACCGGACGGCCGTCCCCCTGGCCGGAGCGGCCGGGCTGGACCCGTACGACGCCGTCCTGCTGTTCTCCTTCGGCGGGCCGAACGGCCCCGACGACGTGCTGCCGTTCCTGCGCAACGTGACCGCGGGCAAGAACATCCCGGACGCGCGCCTCGCCGAGGTCGCCGAGCACTACCACCACTTCGGTGGCCGCAGCCCCATCAACGAGCAGAACCTCGCGCTGCGCGCCGCGGTGCAGGCCGAGCTGAGCAGCCGGGGGCTCGACGTCCCCGTCGTGTGGGGCAACCGCAACTGGGAGCCGTACACGCGCGACGCGCTGGCCGAGGCGTACGCCGCCGGCGCCCGCCGGGCCGTGGCCCTGGTCACCTCCGCGTACTCGTCCTACTCGGGCTGCCGGCAGTACCGCGAGAACCTCTGGACCGCGCTGGGCGACCTCGCCGGCCAGGTCGGTGCCCCCGAGGGGTCGCACCCGCTCGTCGTCGACAAGGTGCGCTCCTACTTCAACCACCCGGGCTTCGTGCGCGCGAACGTCGACGCCGTCGTCGAGGCCTACGCGGGTGTCGCGGCCGACGCCGCCTGGCCGCGGCTCGTGTTCGTGACGCACTCGATCCCGGACACGATGGAGGAGGCGTCGGTCGTCGCCGGCGCGTCGTACCGCGAGCAGCACCTCGACGTCGCACGCACCGTCGCCGCGGCGGCGTCGCAGCGACTCGGCCGGACGGTCGAGTGGGACCTGGCGTTCTGCTCGCGCTCCGGCCCGCCCAGCCAGCCGTGGCTCGAGCCCGACGTCAACGACCACCTCGCCGTCCTCGCCGCGGCGGGCACGACGTCGGTCGTGCTGTCGCCGGTCGGCTTCGTCTCCGACCACATGGAGGTGGCGTTCGACCTGGACACCGAGGCGCTGGAGACGGCGCAGGAGCTGGGCATGACCGCCGTGCGCGCGGACTCGGTCGGCGTGCGGGACGCGTTCGTCAGCGGCCTGGTCGACCTGCTGCTGGAGCGCGCCGCGATCGCCCGCGCCGACGACGCCGGCCTGCCGCGACCTGCCCAGGCGACCACGGGGGAGCTGCCGGCGTTCCGTTCGGTGTGCGCCCCCGGCTGCTGCCGCATGCGCGCCGGTGAGGACTCCGGGCGCCTGGCCGCGTGCTCGACGGACCCCGCCTCGTGA
- a CDS encoding serine/threonine-protein kinase gives MTRAGRHAAPELAHRYVLGERLGEGGSAEVLRAVDTRLDRPVAVKLFRLTGADAAQVRRYAQEARVLADLSHPSLVALLDVGADVMPGTGPVAFLVMELVEGRTLRDLVADGPLDAVTTADVGHQLAQGLAHAHRAGVVHRDVKPSNVLVADTTPTSGRRDAPTLPVVLADFGIAASEASLQAARPDDRATAGYQSPEQALGASAGPSSDVYSLGLVLLECLTARRAYPGDPLTASLARLLHGPQIADDVDRDFAVLLRAMTASDPAQRPTMVAVSAELRGLRRQRERTLRVS, from the coding sequence GTGACACGTGCCGGTCGGCACGCGGCGCCTGAGCTGGCGCACCGCTACGTGCTCGGCGAACGGTTGGGCGAGGGCGGCTCGGCCGAGGTCCTGCGGGCCGTCGACACGCGGCTCGACCGGCCCGTCGCCGTCAAGCTGTTCCGGCTCACCGGTGCGGACGCCGCCCAGGTGCGGCGCTACGCCCAGGAGGCCCGCGTGCTGGCCGACCTGTCCCACCCGTCCCTGGTGGCGCTGCTCGACGTCGGCGCCGACGTCATGCCCGGCACGGGTCCCGTCGCGTTCCTCGTCATGGAGCTCGTGGAGGGGCGCACCCTGCGCGACCTCGTCGCCGACGGACCCCTGGACGCCGTGACGACCGCCGACGTCGGGCACCAGCTCGCGCAGGGTCTGGCGCACGCCCACCGCGCAGGTGTCGTGCACCGCGACGTCAAGCCGTCGAACGTGCTGGTCGCGGACACGACGCCGACGTCGGGCCGCCGTGACGCCCCGACCCTGCCGGTCGTCCTCGCGGACTTCGGCATCGCTGCCTCCGAGGCGTCGCTGCAGGCAGCCCGCCCGGACGACCGCGCGACAGCCGGGTACCAGAGCCCCGAGCAGGCGCTGGGTGCGTCGGCCGGGCCCTCGAGCGACGTGTACTCCCTCGGTCTCGTGCTGCTCGAGTGCCTCACGGCCCGGCGCGCGTACCCGGGCGACCCGCTGACGGCTTCCCTCGCCCGCCTGCTGCACGGCCCGCAGATCGCCGACGACGTCGACCGCGACTTCGCGGTGCTGCTGCGCGCGATGACGGCGTCCGACCCCGCGCAGCGCCCCACGATGGTCGCGGTGTCCGCCGAGCTGCGAGGGCTGCGTCGCCAGCGCGAGCGGACGCTGCGCGTCTCCTGA
- a CDS encoding flavodoxin domain-containing protein: MRILLAVASRHQGTWEIGEVAAARLRGRGHEVDLRAPEEVAGVTGYGAVLLGSAVYTAHWLPAARDLADRCADDLRGRLVWTFSSGLATQPANSANSPLEVAALCDRVGARGHRSFRGRLDRSVLSFTERAIIAGGRAREGDHRDMGAVAAWADEIADALDSLPATVPLAAHRP, encoded by the coding sequence ATGCGCATCCTCCTGGCGGTGGCGTCGCGCCACCAGGGCACCTGGGAGATCGGTGAGGTGGCGGCGGCCCGGTTGCGCGGCCGCGGGCACGAGGTGGACCTCCGCGCCCCCGAGGAGGTCGCAGGCGTGACGGGCTACGGCGCGGTCCTCCTGGGTTCCGCGGTGTACACCGCCCACTGGCTGCCCGCTGCGCGCGACCTCGCCGACCGGTGCGCCGACGACCTGCGCGGGCGGCTCGTGTGGACGTTCTCGTCCGGCCTCGCCACGCAGCCCGCCAACTCGGCCAACTCGCCCCTGGAGGTCGCGGCGCTGTGCGACCGCGTCGGCGCGCGGGGGCACCGCAGCTTCCGCGGCCGCCTCGACCGCTCGGTGCTCTCGTTCACCGAGCGCGCCATCATCGCCGGCGGTCGGGCGCGCGAGGGGGACCACCGCGACATGGGGGCCGTCGCGGCCTGGGCCGACGAGATCGCCGACGCGCTCGACTCCCTGCCCGCCACGGTGCCGCTGGCGGCGCACCGCCCCTGA
- a CDS encoding MarR family winged helix-turn-helix transcriptional regulator: MVEDDTGPGPVAAGHAVRASVDAWEALFRAQVTLVRRFARDDVWGGTSMREYDVLYTLSRAPQHALRLRELAGSSLLTQPSLSRLVDRLEADGLVRRGPVEGDRRGRAVHLTDLGASRQREIGRRHAHSIDALVGGALDPDELATLEHLCTKLRLAQQDLPAPGRTTDDDEPPGS, from the coding sequence ATGGTCGAGGACGACACCGGACCCGGGCCCGTCGCCGCCGGACACGCCGTGCGGGCCTCCGTCGACGCGTGGGAGGCGCTGTTCCGCGCGCAGGTCACGCTCGTGCGCAGGTTCGCCCGCGACGACGTCTGGGGCGGCACGAGCATGCGCGAGTACGACGTGCTCTACACCCTGTCCCGCGCGCCGCAGCACGCCCTGCGGCTGCGCGAGCTCGCCGGGTCGAGCCTGCTGACGCAGCCCAGCCTGTCCCGCCTCGTCGACCGCCTCGAGGCCGACGGGCTGGTGCGTCGCGGACCGGTCGAGGGCGACCGCCGCGGCCGGGCCGTGCACCTGACCGACCTCGGCGCGTCCCGCCAGCGCGAGATCGGCCGACGGCACGCGCACTCGATCGACGCCCTCGTGGGCGGCGCGCTCGACCCCGACGAGCTCGCCACGCTGGAGCACCTGTGCACCAAGCTGCGCCTCGCCCAGCAGGACCTGCCGGCACCAGGCAGGACGACCGACGACGACGAGCCGCCTGGCAGCTGA
- a CDS encoding NYN domain-containing protein: MTETGTTYLLVDGENIDATLGSSILGGRPTPEQRPRWERVLSFAQQTWQQPVKALFFLNASNGTLPMSFVQALTAIGFVPIPLSGETYEKVVDIGIKRTLDAIAGREGDVLLASHDGDFAPEVATLVDGGRRVGLLAFREFTSQSLAGLTARGLQTFDLETDVAAFNVQLPRLRIIPLEEFDPLRYL, encoded by the coding sequence ATGACCGAGACGGGCACGACGTACCTCCTGGTGGACGGCGAGAACATCGACGCCACGCTCGGCTCCTCGATCCTGGGCGGACGACCCACGCCGGAGCAACGGCCGCGCTGGGAGCGCGTCCTGAGCTTCGCCCAGCAGACGTGGCAGCAGCCGGTGAAGGCGCTGTTCTTCCTCAACGCGTCGAACGGCACGCTGCCGATGTCGTTCGTGCAGGCGCTCACCGCGATCGGCTTCGTGCCGATCCCGCTGTCGGGCGAGACGTACGAGAAGGTCGTCGACATCGGCATCAAGCGCACGCTCGACGCGATCGCGGGCCGCGAGGGCGACGTGCTGCTGGCGAGCCACGACGGCGACTTCGCGCCCGAGGTCGCGACGCTGGTCGACGGCGGCCGCCGGGTCGGTCTGCTGGCTTTCCGGGAGTTCACGAGCCAGTCGCTGGCCGGCCTGACCGCGCGCGGCCTGCAGACCTTCGACCTCGAGACGGACGTCGCGGCGTTCAACGTGCAGCTGCCGCGCCTGCGGATCATCCCGCTGGAGGAGTTCGACCCGCTGCGCTACCTCTGA
- a CDS encoding alpha/beta hydrolase: MRLRPVPPSPRPLLPRAPRARATAVSLLALGLLAACSTGTEPSPSAPPTAEQTEAPGPTMLESAPVEMASAPPPACLTEGVAYAQVGEAAAATNVAWAGAGERGVLFAPQVGGDVCQWAAEVVRLAGAGYLVATYDWGASGEVGFQAALDVLHATGAKDVAFVGASAGGTLAAGLADDLGAVAVVALSPPAQYGEVDARAETSQFTGPLQVFSSTDDPQVPAADSALVVRNDKTSIVIQVSGTAHGVEFMAADGVHADHVRTTIDEALTQGFTPAAG; encoded by the coding sequence GTGCGTCTGCGACCCGTCCCCCCGTCCCCCCGTCCGCTGCTCCCGCGCGCCCCGCGCGCCCGGGCCACCGCCGTGAGCCTCCTCGCGCTCGGGCTGCTCGCCGCGTGCTCGACCGGCACCGAGCCGTCGCCCTCCGCGCCGCCCACCGCGGAGCAGACCGAGGCGCCCGGCCCCACGATGCTCGAGAGCGCCCCCGTCGAGATGGCCTCGGCGCCCCCGCCCGCGTGCCTCACCGAGGGTGTGGCCTACGCCCAGGTCGGCGAGGCCGCCGCCGCGACGAACGTCGCGTGGGCCGGAGCGGGCGAGCGTGGCGTGCTCTTCGCCCCGCAGGTCGGCGGCGACGTGTGCCAGTGGGCCGCCGAGGTCGTCCGCCTCGCCGGCGCCGGGTACCTCGTCGCGACCTACGACTGGGGCGCGTCCGGCGAGGTCGGCTTCCAGGCCGCGCTCGACGTGCTCCACGCGACCGGTGCCAAGGACGTCGCGTTCGTCGGCGCGTCGGCCGGCGGGACGCTCGCCGCCGGCCTGGCCGACGACCTCGGTGCCGTCGCCGTCGTCGCGCTCAGCCCGCCGGCGCAGTACGGGGAGGTCGACGCCCGCGCCGAGACGAGCCAGTTCACCGGGCCGCTGCAGGTCTTCTCCTCGACCGACGACCCGCAGGTGCCGGCTGCCGACAGCGCGCTGGTCGTGCGCAACGACAAGACCTCGATCGTCATCCAGGTCTCGGGCACCGCCCACGGGGTCGAGTTCATGGCGGCCGACGGCGTCCACGCCGACCACGTGCGGACGACGATCGACGAGGCGCTGACGCAGGGCTTCACACCCGCCGCGGGCTGA
- a CDS encoding HIT family protein codes for MPTLFTRIIDGGIPGRFVWADDLAVVLLTIAPITDGHALVVPRAEVEQLTDAPDDLLAHLVSVARSVGRAQQAAWGAPRAALLVAGFEVPHLHLHVLPAWDESSLTFAHARHDVPPADLDAAAERLRSALRDAGHGAHVPADVSSPAL; via the coding sequence ATGCCGACGCTGTTCACGCGCATCATCGACGGCGGGATCCCCGGCCGCTTCGTCTGGGCCGACGACCTCGCGGTCGTCCTGCTCACCATCGCCCCCATCACCGACGGTCACGCGCTCGTCGTCCCCCGTGCCGAGGTCGAGCAGCTCACCGACGCCCCCGACGACCTGCTGGCGCACCTCGTGTCCGTCGCCCGCAGCGTCGGGCGCGCCCAGCAGGCCGCGTGGGGAGCGCCGCGCGCGGCGCTGCTCGTCGCCGGCTTCGAGGTCCCCCACCTCCACCTGCACGTGCTGCCGGCCTGGGACGAGTCGAGCCTCACGTTCGCCCACGCCCGCCACGACGTCCCGCCCGCCGACCTCGACGCCGCGGCGGAGCGCCTGCGCTCCGCGCTGCGCGACGCCGGGCACGGCGCGCACGTCCCCGCCGACGTGTCCTCCCCGGCACTGTGA
- the nhaA gene encoding Na+/H+ antiporter NhaA, protein MLHGRDLRVTTLAPAVRTFLATEAGSAVVLLVATLTALVWANSPWRDAYTALWHTPAGMFVGDVGIELDLQHWVNDFAMAVFFAVVGLEINREATRGELRDPRAVAVPALGAVGGLLVPVLIFVAFNAGTEAVHGWGVVMSTDTAFLVGVLALFGPRCPDRLRMFLLTLAIVDDIGAIIAMAIFYTDGVDLRALALAAALVAVLLALRVRGVWRLAPYVAVGLALWVAVLASGVHATIAGVLVGLLVPTTMPHDRRRDAVAVHARRFLSEGGAAHEHAAEVAGRAAVPTGDRLQRVLHPWSAFVVVPLFGLANAGVRLDPATLADAFSSRLTVGIAVALVLGNAIGVTGAATLALRLGLGDLPGRVRWGHLMGGAVLAGIGFTISLFIAQLAFDDPVLLERAKIGVLAGSLVAAVAGSLLLRWLGERLPLCTPPSLPPTLPPLPWRTAG, encoded by the coding sequence ATGCTGCACGGCCGTGACCTGCGGGTGACGACGCTCGCACCCGCGGTCCGCACGTTCCTCGCCACCGAGGCGGGCAGCGCCGTCGTCCTGCTCGTCGCGACGCTCACGGCACTCGTGTGGGCCAACTCGCCGTGGCGCGACGCCTACACGGCGCTGTGGCACACGCCCGCCGGGATGTTCGTCGGCGACGTGGGCATCGAGCTGGACCTGCAGCACTGGGTCAACGACTTCGCGATGGCCGTGTTCTTCGCGGTCGTCGGGCTCGAGATCAACCGTGAGGCGACCCGCGGCGAGCTGCGTGACCCGCGCGCCGTCGCCGTCCCCGCGCTCGGTGCGGTCGGCGGGCTCCTGGTGCCCGTGCTGATCTTCGTCGCGTTCAACGCCGGCACCGAGGCCGTGCACGGCTGGGGCGTCGTGATGTCGACCGACACGGCCTTCCTCGTCGGCGTCCTCGCGCTGTTCGGCCCGCGCTGCCCCGACCGGCTGCGCATGTTCCTGCTGACCCTCGCGATCGTCGACGACATCGGCGCCATCATCGCCATGGCGATCTTCTACACCGACGGCGTCGACCTGCGCGCCCTCGCCCTGGCCGCGGCGCTCGTCGCGGTGCTGCTGGCACTGCGGGTGCGAGGTGTGTGGCGCCTGGCCCCGTACGTCGCCGTCGGGCTCGCCCTGTGGGTCGCCGTGCTCGCGTCCGGGGTGCACGCGACGATCGCGGGCGTGCTCGTCGGCCTGCTCGTGCCGACGACCATGCCGCACGACCGGCGCCGTGACGCGGTCGCGGTGCACGCCCGCCGCTTCCTGTCCGAGGGCGGCGCCGCCCACGAGCACGCCGCCGAGGTCGCCGGGCGCGCCGCCGTGCCCACGGGCGACCGGCTGCAGCGCGTGCTGCACCCGTGGAGCGCGTTCGTCGTCGTGCCGCTCTTCGGGCTCGCCAACGCGGGCGTGCGGCTCGACCCCGCGACGCTCGCCGACGCGTTCTCGTCCCGGCTGACCGTCGGCATCGCGGTCGCGCTCGTCCTCGGCAACGCGATCGGCGTCACCGGCGCCGCGACGCTCGCGCTGCGCCTGGGGCTGGGGGACCTGCCCGGCCGGGTGCGCTGGGGTCACCTCATGGGCGGTGCCGTGCTCGCGGGCATCGGGTTCACGATCTCGCTGTTCATCGCCCAGCTCGCGTTCGACGACCCGGTGCTGCTGGAGCGCGCCAAGATCGGCGTGCTCGCCGGGTCGCTCGTCGCCGCCGTCGCGGGGTCGCTGCTGCTGCGCTGGCTGGGCGAGCGGCTGCCGCTGTGCACGCCGCCGAGCCTGCCCCCGACGCTGCCGCCGCTGCCGTGGCGCACGGCCGGCTGA
- a CDS encoding SDR family NAD(P)-dependent oxidoreductase, with translation MTDATPDVPARPTPPVPRTALVTGAGRGIGRELALALAREGYALGLVGRTAGRLDEVAAEVRALGAPATVAAADLVDAGAVADAVRRVEADLAEHGGIGLLVNNAGVIERAEVPFAADDVEDVWRVVETNVRGPLLVTHAVLPGMLARGGGRVLNVNSGSGHRALTTYTGYAISKGALARFTTQLHRQYAAAGLRVLDLAPGVVATDMTAAMPAHADRTEWTSPRDVAALVLGFASGDLDDLSGRFVRAGVDTVESLRSRAAQIVATDARTLRLATWGADDPVV, from the coding sequence GTGACCGACGCGACGCCTGACGTGCCCGCCCGCCCGACGCCGCCGGTCCCGCGCACGGCGCTGGTGACCGGCGCCGGACGCGGCATCGGCCGCGAGCTGGCCCTGGCCCTGGCACGCGAGGGCTACGCGCTCGGGCTGGTCGGCCGGACCGCGGGGCGCCTCGACGAGGTCGCCGCCGAGGTGAGGGCGCTGGGTGCGCCCGCGACCGTCGCGGCGGCCGACCTGGTCGACGCGGGTGCGGTGGCCGACGCGGTACGCCGTGTCGAGGCCGACCTGGCGGAGCACGGCGGGATCGGGCTGCTCGTCAACAACGCGGGCGTCATCGAGCGTGCCGAGGTGCCGTTCGCGGCCGACGACGTCGAGGACGTGTGGCGGGTCGTCGAGACGAACGTGCGCGGTCCGCTGCTCGTCACGCACGCCGTGCTGCCGGGCATGCTCGCGCGCGGCGGCGGGCGCGTCCTCAACGTCAACTCCGGGTCGGGGCACCGCGCGCTGACGACGTACACGGGCTACGCGATCAGCAAGGGCGCCCTCGCGCGGTTCACCACCCAGCTCCACCGCCAGTACGCCGCCGCGGGCCTGCGGGTGCTCGACCTGGCGCCCGGCGTCGTCGCGACCGACATGACCGCCGCGATGCCCGCGCACGCCGACCGCACCGAGTGGACGTCGCCGCGGGACGTCGCGGCGCTGGTCCTCGGTTTCGCGTCCGGGGACCTGGACGACCTGTCGGGCCGGTTCGTGCGTGCCGGGGTCGACACGGTCGAGTCGCTGCGGTCGCGCGCGGCGCAGATCGTCGCGACCGACGCCCGGACGCTGCGGCTCGCGACGTGGGGAGCCGACGACCCGGTGGTGTGA
- a CDS encoding DsbA family protein, giving the protein MTSPDPAEVSTDPDRHVLGDRDAPVTIVEYGDLECPYCRDAAPVLRRLVEESDGRVRLVWRHFPLFQVHPHALAAALAAEAASAHGLFWPMQELLFAHQGDLTDADLAGYARELGLDPDQVAGAAADRYARGVQADYEGGIELDVPGTPTLLIDGVPYRGRVELEALRAVVDAV; this is encoded by the coding sequence ATGACGTCCCCCGATCCCGCCGAGGTCAGCACCGACCCCGACCGTCACGTGCTGGGCGATCGCGACGCGCCCGTCACGATCGTCGAGTACGGCGACCTGGAGTGCCCGTACTGCCGCGACGCGGCGCCCGTGCTGCGGCGCCTCGTCGAGGAGTCCGACGGGCGTGTGCGCCTCGTGTGGCGGCACTTCCCGCTCTTCCAGGTCCACCCGCACGCGCTCGCGGCGGCGCTCGCTGCGGAGGCGGCGAGCGCGCACGGCCTGTTCTGGCCGATGCAGGAGCTGCTGTTCGCGCACCAGGGAGACCTCACGGACGCCGACCTCGCGGGGTACGCGCGTGAGCTGGGGCTCGACCCCGACCAGGTCGCCGGTGCGGCGGCCGACCGCTACGCACGCGGCGTGCAGGCGGACTACGAGGGCGGCATCGAGCTGGACGTGCCGGGCACGCCGACCCTCCTGATCGACGGCGTGCCGTACCGCGGCCGCGTCGAGCTCGAGGCGCTGCGCGCGGTCGTCGACGCGGTGTGA
- a CDS encoding NAD-dependent epimerase/dehydratase family protein — MRVVVVGGSGNVGTAVLRRLAQDSTVTSLVAVARRTPRDRPPPPYDAATWVTCDIGAHDADVEVIDGLATAFAGADAVVHLAWAIQPSHDRARLRATNVVGARRVVRAAARAGVPHLVVASSVGAYAPSPGDHLRDESWPADGIRSSSYSVDKAAVETLLDRAVAHTSLVVARLRPALVFQRDAGHELARYFLGPAVPARLLDGHAPVLPWPRGLRLQAVHADDLADAFREAVVRQVSGAFNLAGPGVVRGPDVAALVAGARLREVPPGVARAALSAAWHARIVPVGPGWLDMAMAAPLLDTTRAERELDWRPARTGVAALHEAVQGIADGAGTASPPLRPRRR, encoded by the coding sequence ATGAGGGTCGTCGTCGTGGGCGGCAGCGGCAACGTGGGCACCGCGGTGCTGCGCCGCCTCGCGCAGGACAGCACGGTGACGTCGCTGGTCGCGGTCGCACGCCGCACGCCCAGGGACCGCCCCCCACCGCCGTACGACGCCGCGACGTGGGTGACGTGCGACATCGGCGCGCACGACGCGGACGTCGAGGTGATCGACGGGCTCGCGACGGCGTTCGCAGGCGCCGACGCCGTGGTGCACCTGGCGTGGGCCATCCAGCCGAGCCACGACCGGGCCCGGCTGCGCGCCACCAACGTGGTGGGCGCGCGCCGCGTCGTCCGGGCGGCGGCACGGGCCGGTGTCCCGCACCTCGTCGTGGCGTCCTCCGTCGGGGCGTACGCGCCGTCGCCGGGCGACCACCTGCGGGACGAGTCCTGGCCGGCGGACGGCATCCGATCGTCGTCGTACAGCGTCGACAAGGCGGCCGTCGAGACGCTGCTGGACCGCGCGGTCGCGCACACGTCGCTCGTCGTGGCCCGCCTGCGGCCCGCGCTGGTCTTCCAGCGGGACGCGGGCCACGAGCTGGCCCGCTACTTCCTGGGTCCGGCCGTGCCGGCGCGGCTGCTCGACGGCCACGCGCCCGTGCTGCCGTGGCCGCGCGGGCTGCGGCTGCAGGCGGTGCACGCCGACGACCTGGCCGACGCGTTCCGGGAGGCGGTCGTCCGCCAGGTGAGCGGGGCGTTCAACCTCGCCGGTCCCGGTGTCGTGCGCGGGCCCGACGTGGCGGCCCTGGTGGCCGGCGCGCGGCTCCGCGAGGTGCCCCCCGGCGTCGCCCGTGCGGCGCTGTCCGCCGCGTGGCACGCACGGATCGTGCCCGTGGGGCCGGGGTGGCTCGACATGGCGATGGCCGCGCCGCTGCTCGACACCACCCGCGCCGAGCGCGAGCTCGACTGGCGTCCCGCGCGCACGGGCGTCGCGGCGCTGCACGAGGCCGTCCAGGGCATCGCGGACGGTGCGGGCACCGCGAGCCCCCCGTTGCGGCCCCGGCGCCGATGA
- a CDS encoding amidoligase family protein has translation MASGMLDHRAREETTIDTDGLTLRTGVEIELLAPVGSDRQALADVLAARSGGRVRRSFHTDSEPSAVPGVGVFRHLSPAFDVVDGQGRPLARLVDDVTIEADLAPVPGRRDLPGHRGWYRVLCDDARLLRLVERHADPDASLADVLRPVADLFGVAVDVLPGAARVNDAAGASIAVAMPLPPGRERPCEIVTPPLEHAHVRTLEALLAPARDLGFTVPQEAAVHLHVDGGPYRAPAPFANLVRLFAHWREPLWAALGTNPACRRLAPLPDALLDLVERDHAGTAEGWARLQQDARTIGLTKYADVNLTQLVARRPVRDTVEVRILPGSIDGHDVVRRARLVEQLLLRCREPRPLPLPGADAAHDPRAALSALAADRQEATR, from the coding sequence ATGGCGTCCGGCATGCTGGACCACCGCGCCCGCGAGGAGACGACCATCGACACGGACGGCCTGACGCTGCGCACCGGCGTCGAGATCGAGCTGCTAGCACCCGTCGGGTCCGACCGGCAGGCGCTCGCGGACGTCCTCGCCGCCCGCTCCGGCGGCAGGGTGCGACGGTCCTTCCACACCGACAGCGAACCGTCGGCCGTGCCGGGCGTCGGTGTCTTCCGACACCTGTCCCCCGCGTTCGACGTCGTCGACGGGCAGGGGCGTCCCCTCGCCCGGCTCGTCGACGACGTCACCATCGAGGCGGACCTCGCCCCGGTGCCCGGCAGGCGTGACCTGCCCGGGCACCGGGGGTGGTACCGCGTGCTGTGCGACGACGCGCGCCTGCTGCGGCTCGTCGAGCGGCACGCCGACCCCGACGCGTCCCTCGCGGACGTGCTGCGGCCCGTCGCCGACCTGTTCGGGGTCGCGGTCGACGTGCTCCCCGGCGCCGCACGCGTCAACGACGCGGCGGGCGCGAGCATCGCTGTGGCGATGCCCCTGCCGCCGGGCCGCGAGCGCCCGTGCGAGATCGTCACGCCGCCGCTGGAGCACGCGCACGTCCGCACGTTGGAGGCCCTGCTCGCCCCCGCACGCGACCTCGGGTTCACCGTGCCGCAGGAGGCCGCCGTGCACCTGCACGTCGACGGCGGCCCGTACCGGGCACCCGCACCCTTCGCCAACCTCGTCCGGCTGTTCGCGCACTGGCGCGAGCCGCTGTGGGCGGCGCTGGGCACCAACCCGGCCTGCCGCCGGCTCGCCCCGCTGCCGGACGCGCTCCTCGACCTCGTCGAGCGGGACCACGCCGGCACGGCCGAGGGCTGGGCGCGCCTGCAGCAGGACGCCCGCACGATCGGGCTCACGAAGTACGCCGACGTGAACCTCACGCAGCTCGTCGCCCGGCGCCCCGTGCGCGACACGGTGGAGGTGCGGATCCTGCCCGGCTCGATCGACGGGCACGACGTGGTCCGCCGCGCCCGGCTCGTCGAGCAGCTGCTGCTGCGCTGCCGGGAGCCGCGGCCGCTGCCCCTGCCGGGTGCGGACGCCGCCCACGACCCGCGGGCGGCGCTGTCCGCGCTCGCCGCCGACCGCCAGGAGGCCACCCGATGA
- a CDS encoding SigE family RNA polymerase sigma factor: MSVWTQTSRPDSAAIPVVRPLHAVTGPSPAEDGATHHLDDVVRAHLPGLLRYATVLTGDGHTAADLVQEVLLRAHVRWTRISLMDRPDLYLRRMVTNEHLSWRRRWHVRTVHPSTEEVLAAHADPTRDHAHRVVEDDAMWERLAALPPRQRTVLVLRYYEGLADLEIAQVLGTSAATVRSHASRALATLRVADLTTES, translated from the coding sequence ATGAGCGTCTGGACCCAGACGTCGCGCCCGGACAGCGCCGCGATCCCGGTGGTACGTCCCCTGCACGCCGTCACCGGACCGTCGCCGGCCGAGGACGGTGCCACGCACCACCTCGACGACGTCGTGCGCGCGCACCTGCCCGGGCTGCTGCGCTACGCGACCGTGCTGACGGGCGACGGCCACACCGCCGCCGACCTGGTGCAGGAGGTCCTGCTGCGCGCCCACGTGCGCTGGACCCGCATCAGCCTCATGGACCGACCCGACCTGTACCTGCGCCGGATGGTCACCAACGAGCACCTGTCGTGGCGCCGCCGGTGGCACGTGCGCACCGTGCACCCCTCGACGGAGGAGGTGCTCGCGGCGCACGCGGACCCGACGCGCGACCACGCCCACCGCGTCGTCGAGGACGACGCCATGTGGGAACGCCTGGCGGCGCTCCCGCCGCGGCAACGCACCGTCCTCGTCCTGCGCTACTACGAGGGCCTCGCCGACCTGGAGATCGCCCAGGTGCTGGGCACCTCCGCCGCCACCGTCCGCTCCCACGCATCCCGCGCGCTCGCCACGCTGCGGGTCGCCGACCTCACCACGGAGTCCTGA